GACAGCGCGTAGTACGCCGCCGCGAACGCGCCGCCGAAGTTCAACAGCCCGTACAGCGCCACCCCCCTGAGCGCGACGCCGGGCGGCAGCCTGAGCTGAGGCGCAGCACGGCCATCATCCCCGCCAGCAGCAATGACGCGAGCGCGAAACGCAGCGCAGCGCCCCACAGGGCGTCGAGCTCCAGGACCGTGAACCGCACACCGACGGGATTGCCGCCGGCCAGGATGCCGCCGACCACCAGCGCCGTCACCGCGGCCCGATCTCCGTGCTGCGTCGCCGTCCGCATGTCCGCTCCTCGGTCGCCAGTGCGTGTGATCGACGCTACGGACGCATGACCGATGGCGAACCCGCGGAACTGCCCATGCTGAGGGCGACGCCCACCTAATCTGGCGACCCGGAACCCTGCCCATCATCGGGTTCGGCGATCCCGAGGCGGGCAGCTTCGGCGGCGGCCTCGGTTCGTGTGCGCACGTCCAACTTGCGCAGGATCGCCGACACGTGGTGGTCGACGGTGCGGGGGGACAGGTAGAGCCGTTCGGCGATCTCCCGGTTGTGCAGGCCGCCGCACAGCAGTGCCAGCACCTCGACCTGGCGGGTCGTGAGGTTTCCGGGTTCTGACGTGTGGTCGGCCGCGGGCCGCGTGGCAGGCCACGCACACCCAACTCCCGGAGACGACGGGCGACCAGCTCGGAGGCCGGCTTCGCCCCGAGCCGCTGCAACACGTCGAGCGCGGCACGCAGCGGCGCGGGCTCGTCGGCGTCGGCCCGCGCGAGCGCCGCCTCGTAGGGACAGCCGAGCGCGTCCCACAGCTCGGCCGCCCGTCGCCAATCGCCGTGGATCTGCGCGCGGTACGGCTCGGCAACGGCGCCCGGCAGCGACTCGTGCAACCCGACCCGCCACCGCCAGTACACCAACGGTCCGTAGGCCCACGGCGCCTCCGCGTCCAGCGCCATGTGCATCACGTCCTCGGTGGCGTCGACGACGGCATCGTGGCGACCCTCGAGCCACGCGATCTCGGCCCTGGCTGCCGCCACCGGCGCGGACCGCAGCAGCTCCTCGGCGGGCGCGAGCCGCGAGGCCACGTCGAGAGGCTCCCATGCGTCCGGCTCCCCCCGACGGCCGCGCACCAGTGCGATGACCGGCAGCGCGAAGACTCCGTACGGCCTGGTCCGCTCCCGCAGTGCGCTCTGTGCCGCGGCCAACGCCGCATCCCAGCGGCCCCGGTCCAGCTCGAGCATCGCCGCGTGCGACAGGTGGATCACCCGGTGGCTGGCCAGGTCCCGCTCGGTGCTGAACTCGAGGGCGTCCGGCAGGACCTGCGCCGCCGCGTCGTACGCCCGCATACGGACCAGAGCCATCAGCAGCAGGCTGTACACCCGCACGACGGCTTCGTCGGACCGCGACGCCACGGCGATTTCCAGGGCCCGGTCGAGCATGCCCCGGCCGTCCGCGCGACCGTGCAGCAGTTCGTGGAAGCCGACGTTGGTCAGGGCGTGTGACCGGACCTCGAGCGCGTCGAACCGTGCGGCGAGCTCGGCCGCGCGGCGGCCATAGTCCTCGACCGTGCCGAGGTCCTCGGCGATCATCGCCACGCTGCTGTACGCCCAGGCGAGCTCGGGCGAGGGCGGGAGCTGTTCGAGCAGGGCGACGGCGGCCCGGACCTGTTGCCTCGCCCGGGGCACGTCGCCCCGATAGAACCGGTACCGCGCGAGACGGCTGCGTGCCTCGCCCTCACGACGAGGGTCGTCCATCGCCTGCAGCGACGCGAGTGCGCCCTCCTGGGCCGCGATCGCGTCCTCGAACTGGCCGATGAGGTAGCACTCGTGGGCGCGACGTTCGTGCAGGTCAGCGACGACCTCCGCCGGCTGGCCGTCGGCGAAGCGCAACGCGCGGGCATGGTGCGCGGCCGCCTCGCGATGGGCGCCGACCGCTGCGGCGCGCGCGGCCGCCACGGGGGCGTGTGCCAGGACCGCCGATGCGTCGTGGGCGGCCTCGGCGTGGTGGGCGAGCCGCGCAGGATCCGGCCTGCCCGCTGTGGGCTCGGCCAGCGCCCGCAACGCGGCGCGGTGCAGCCGCCGTCGCTGGTCGGGCAGCAGCGATTCCTCGACGGCGAGCCGCCCGAGCTCGTGGCGGAAGGCCACGCCACCGGCCGTTGCGACCAGGATCCCCGAGCTCACACAGTCGTCGAGCGGGGCGATGTCATCGCGGTCCACCATCCGCTCCACCAGCCACAGCTCGGCCTCGGCCGGGACCACTGCCACCGCGTCGAGCACCTGCCTCGCCGCGGGTTCCAGGCGGGCCGCACGGGCGAGCACCGCGTCGCGGACCGTCGCCGGGACGCCGGACGTGTCTGTGGCGAGTGCCTCCGTGACGAAGAACGGATTGCCACCCGTGTGGTGGTGGAGCACGTCGACGTCGAGGTGGCCAGGCCGATCGGCGGCGAGCTCCGCGACAGCGTCACGCGACAGCGGAGCCAGGTGCAGCCGCCGGACGGCCGGACCCGTTGCGATCTCGCCCAGGACGAGACGAAGCGGATGCCACCGCCCCAGCTCGTCGTCGCGGTAGGTCACGACCACCAGCGCCCGGGTCGTGGCCACACGGCGTGCCAGCAGGCGCACGACGTCGAGGGTCGCCTGGTCGGCCCAGTGGACGTCCTCGATCACCAGCACGGTCGGCCGGACGCCGTCGAGCTCCTCGACGAGCGCGCTCACCACCTCGTACGGGCGGGCGCCCCTGGTCACGAGCTCGGCCAGCGCGCCAGCCGTCGTCTCCGCGATCGGTAGGAGCGGACCCAGCGCGCGGGGGGTGAACAGCGGATCGCACGCACCCCACAGGATCCGCGTCGCGCGGACCTGCCCGGCGCAGAAGTGACGGGTCAGGGCGGACTTGCCGGCACCCGCCTCACCACCGATGAGCACCAGCTGTCCGCCGTCGCCCGCCGTCACCGCCGCGACAGCGTTGCCCAACGCGGCGAGCTGCGGCCCTCGCTCCAGCAGTCGGCCCGCGGGCGCCGAGATGCCACCTGCTGCCTCACCCGCCGGGTTCGATGCGATCGCTGAGCACCTCCCTTCCTCCCGCAGCCTGATCGTGATGGCTGGACGCCGGGTTGTCGAGCATGGCGCGCCCTCGCGCGCCGAGTTGTCCGTCGACACCACGGCGACAGGTGCGGGTGTCCCGCTGCTCGCACCGTTCTGCGAGTGGCCGTCGACCGTGGTGGCCCGGACCACTGATGGCCAGCAGGCGCGATCGACCTCACCACCGTGGCTGAACCGCCTGATGACCGCCTGCTGCACACACCCGGTCTCCAGCGCTGGGTCGGGCGCGGCACGGCGCTACTGACGTTGACCGGGCGGCGGACCGGCCAGACGTACCCGGCGAGCTACGCCCGCGACGCCGACGGGCGACAGCGGGTGGACGACCTGACACGATTCGTCTCCGATTCGGTGGTGGTCGAGGTTCACCTTCGGTGACGCAGTCGGGATCAGGTCGTCGGCTGCCGCTCCTCCACGTGTGCGTGGAGGTCGCCCACGGGTCATGCATCTGCGTGAGCACGGCCGTCGAGCCTGCCGCCCGCGAGTCCGATCCCCCGCTCGTGCGGTCCTACGACTGGTGAACGTCAGTGTGAGCCTCCGTGTCGAGCCGACGGAGGGGCAGCCGGACCCTCAGCACGGTCCCGCCAGGACCAGCGTCGATGCTGATCGCGCCGCCGTGGCGCTCGACGACGATGCGTCGTGCGATGTCGAGGCCGAGGCCGGTGCCCTCGCCGACGTCCTTGGTCGTGAAGAACGCTTCAAACGCGCGCGCGGCCACGTCGGACGGCATGCCCGGTCCGGTGTCACCGATCTCGACGATCACGTCGTCGCCCGCGGCGCGGATCACGACCCGCAAGGTACCGACGCCGTCCATGGCGTCGACGGCGTTGTCGATGAGATTGGTCCACACCTGATTGAGCTCCCCGGGATACGCGTCGACCCGTGGCACATCGGCGTAGTCGCGGACGATCGTCACGGCGTGCAGCTTGTGGCCCAGGATCACCAACGTGCTGTCGAGGCCGTCCCTGAGGTCGGTCAGCTGCATCGACGCGCGATCCATCTGGGAGTAGGACCTGACTGCAGCGACGAGCTCGGAGATGCGCCGGGTCGACTCCCGGACCTCTGCGAGCAGCGTGGCCGCGGACAGCGTGCTGGCCACCCACTCCAGGCCGGGCGCGAGGCTGGGCCCCTGCAGCACGCGTGCGGCGCGCTCACACCAGGCGCTGTCGACGCCGGCGGCGGCGAGCGGCGGCGCGATCGTCCACTCGCGTTCGACGCCGTGCCGAACGAGCCACGCCGTCAGCTCCTGCTCGAGGTCAGCGCGGAACAGCGGATCCACATCGTCGCCGTCCAGTGGTTCGATCTCGTGACGCAGGTCGTCGAGGGCGGCGAACTGGGCCGCTGAGATGTTGTCCTGCGCGAGCCGGTCGAGCGATGACAGCAGTGTGTGGTGGGCGGTGTCGAGCGCGTCGGCCGCCCGGCTCGCGGCCGAGGCGGGGTTGTTGATCTCGTGCGCGAGACCGGCGGCCAGCGTGCCGAGGGTGACCAGCGATCCGCGTTGGCGTGCGGTTGCCTCGATGGAGCGCGCGGTGCGATACAACCCCTCGATGAGGTGACCGCCGAACGGGAACCAGGAGCTGGTCAGCTCACGCAACACGCCTGCGGGGACGCGCAGCACCCACCCGGCGGCCACGACGCGCCCGGTCGCGAGGTAGACGCCCTGATCGTCCCAGGCTCGGAACCCGCCCGCCCACCGTCCCGGCACGTCCATCTGTGCGACCAGCAGGTGCTCGCGGCCGACGTGACGGTACAGGTCGAGGGCGCCCTCCACGAGCACCCACCAGAAGTCCGCCTGCTCGCCCTCGCGGAACAACACGTCGTCAACAGCGATGTCCACCTTGGAGCCGCCGTCACGCAGGTCGGCGAGTTGCTCGTCGGTGAGCCCGTCGAACAGGCCGATGGCACGGAGCTCGTCGACCCGCATCAGATGGTCGCCAGGTAGCGATGGATGAGGTGGACCGACATCGCGCCCTCACCCACGGCGGACGCGACCCGCTTCATCGAGTCGAGCCGCACGTCCCCCGCGGCGAAGACGCCGGGCACGCTCGTCTCCAGCGCGAACGGCTCCCGCCCGAGCGGCCAGCGCTGCGCACGGGGTGATGCCATCAGGTCGGCACCGGTCATGATGAACCCCCTGTCGTCGCGGGCCACGTCGGGGCCGAGCCATTCGGTGCGTGGGGTTGCTCCGATGAACACGAACAACCAGCTGGCCGGTACGTCCTCCGTCGCCCCGGAGTCGCGGTCGGCCAGCGTCAACGTCTCGAGATGGCCGTCACCATGGACGGCCGCCACGACACTGCGGTGGCGCACCTCGATGTTCGGGGCGTCCATGATCCTTGCCACGAGGTACTGCGACATGGCGCTGAGGGTCGCGGCCCGGACGACCAGCACCACGCGCTTGGCGAAGCGGGCCAGGTTGAGGGCCGCCTGGCCCGCGGAGTTGGCGGCTCCGACGACGTAGACATCGTCGCCCTGGCACTGGCTCGCCTCGCTGGCGTCGACGCCGTAGTAGACCCCCCGCCCGGTGAGCTCGTCGAGTCCCGCGACATCCAGCCGTCGGTAGGACACCCCCGTCGAGACGACGAGTGCGCGGGCCTCGATCCACCGGAGCCATCGAAGCGCACGGCGCGCACCGGCCCCCGCGCCTCGAAGGCAACGACATCACGGGCAAGGACCAGTTCCGCTCCGAAGCGCGACACCTGGGACAGCGCGCGGTGGGCCAGATCCGACCCGCTCAGGCCCTTCGGGAACCCCAGGTAGTTCTCGATCGCCGCGCTCTGGCCCGCCTGACCCCCCGGCGCCTCCCGTTCCACGATCACAGTGCTCAACCCCTCGGAGGCGGCGTACACCCCGGCCGCCAGGCCCGCCGGGCCCCCGCCGACGATGCACACGTCGTACAGCGGTTGCTGCGCGTCGGTCTGGAGGCCAAGTGCGCCCGCGACGTCGAGCGTGGACGGGGCGCGGAGCGGGCCGCCGTCCGGGACCAGCACGAGGGGCAGGTCGGCGGGTGTCGCACCAGCCAGGTCATGCAGTCGCGTGCCCTCGGCGTCGCGCTCGACGTCATACCACCGGTAGGGCACGTGATTGCGCGCCAGGAACATCTTGAGCTCGTGGCTGCGGTCTGACCAGCGGTGTCCGACGACCTTGACGTCGGACGTGTGGTCCAGATGAGCCTGTCGCCAATCGCCGAGCAGATCGTCGACCACCGGGTACAGCCGGCCCTCGGGGGGATCCCATGGCTTGAGCAGGTAGTAGTCCAGGCCGATCTCGTTGATCGCCGTGATCGCCACGTCGGTGTCGGCGTAGGCGGTCAACAACAGGAACTTCGCGTCCGGCGCATGCGTGCCGGCCCGCGCGAGCATCTCGATGCCCGTCATCCGCGGCATCCGCTGATCAGCGACGATCAGTGCCACCTGCTCGCCGCGCAACGCCAGCGTCGTCAGCACAGCGAGGGCCTGCGGTCCGGACTGCGCGCTGATCACGCGGTAGTCGGCCCCATACTGCCGTGACAGATCCCTGGTGATCGCAGCCGACACGAGCGGGTCATCATCGACCGTGAGTATGAGCGGCTTCCCCATGTGAGCCCGCCTTCAGGGACCGCGCTGCCCGCTGGGCGACACGAAGGCCCGGGCAGCTGAGGCCCGCCGATGAGCATATCCGCGGGACGGCCCGAGCAGAAGAAGAAGCCTCGACCGGTCACCGCCAGCGCAAGGCGAAGTGATCGGCGCGTCGCCCAGTGACGTCCGACCGCGTGCTCGGCCGTGGTCGTCGACGCGCCCACCCACCGGTTGAACGCGACATAAGGCTCAGTGATGGTTGACTCAATATTGGACGAGCGATATCGTCTGGGCACCGGACGCGGCGGTCGTGCGTCAGGAAGGACACCACCTGGATGGGTGACACGAATCCGATCGAGCGTCGCGCGATGGTGCATCGGGCGTTGGCTGACGAGCACCGCCTGGCCGTCATCGATCTGCTGTGGCGCGGTGACTGCACGCCCGCGGACCTTCAGGACGCCACGGGGTTGCGGTCGAACCTCCTCGCGTTCCACCTCAACACCCTCGAGGACGCCGGGCTGATCTCGCGGCATCCGTCACAGGGCGACGCGCGTCGCCGGTATGTCACGCTGCAGCCGGCCGCCATCCCGCACGTCGAGGCGGTGGCGCCCCTGGTCATCGACTGCGTGTTGTTCGTGTGCACCCACAACGCGGCGCGGTCACAGCTGGCCGCGGCGCTCTGGCGGCGGCGCAGCGGACGCGACGCTGTCAGCGCCGGCACCCAACCCGCCGAGCGGGTGCACCCGACCGCGGTCGCGGTGGCCGCCGACCACGGGCTGGATCTGTCCGACGCCCACCCCACCCACGTCTGCGAGATCGACGTCCGTCCCGATCTGGTTGTGTCGGTGTGCGACCGCGCGTACGAGACCGGCCTGACCATCGACGCGCCCCGACGCCACTGGTCGATCCCCGACCCCGTCGGCGGAGACCGCACGACGTTCGAGCACGCCTTCGGCCTGATCGCCGACCGCATCGACCGCCTCACCACCGACGCCACCGCCGCCCGACCACCCGACCTGCCCACGCGCCGATGAGGAGCACCACATCATGAGCACCCAGATGTCCGGACCCGCGCCCGCGTCCGCCGAGGAGATCCAGCTGATCAGGTCCAGCGCCGCCCGCCTGCAGCGCGACTTCGACGGCATCTTCGGCGTCGAGACCGTCCAGCGGTTCATGACCGACTCGTTCCAACGGCTCGCCCACGCCCGCATCCGCGCCTACGTGCCGGTGATGGCCGAACGGTTCACCCGCGACCGGCTGCGCGCGATCGCAAAGAACGACGGCAGGATTGCCAGCGACCGGCCGACGGTGCTGTTCCTGTGCGTGCACAACGCCGGCCGCAGCCAGATGGCCGCCGGGTGGATGCG
This sequence is a window from Euzebyales bacterium. Protein-coding genes within it:
- a CDS encoding EamA family transporter translates to MQQAVIRRFSHGGEVDRACWPSVVRATTVDGHSQNGASSGTPAPVAVVSTDNSAREGAPCSTTRRPAITIRLREEGRCSAIASNPAGEAAGGISAPAGRLLERGPQLAALGNAVAAVTAGDGGQLVLIGGEAGAGKSALTRHFCAGQVRATRILWGACDPLFTPRALGPLLPIAETTAGALAELVTRGARPYEVVSALVEELDGVRPTVLVIEDVHWADQATLDVVRLLARRVATTRALVVVTYRDDELGRWHPLRLVLGEIATGPAVRRLHLAPLSRDAVAELAADRPGHLDVDVLHHHTGGNPFFVTEALATDTSGVPATVRDAVLARAARLEPAARQVLDAVAVVPAEAELWLVERMVDRDDIAPLDDCVSSGILVATAGGVAFRHELGRLAVEESLLPDQRRRLHRAALRALAEPTAGRPDPARLAHHAEAAHDASAVLAHAPVAAARAAAVGAHREAAAHHARALRFADGQPAEVVADLHERRAHECYLIGQFEDAIAAQEGALASLQAMDDPRREGEARSRLARYRFYRGDVPRARQQVRAAVALLEQLPPSPELAWAYSSVAMIAEDLGTVEDYGRRAAELAARFDALEVRSHALTNVGFHELLHGRADGRGMLDRALEIAVASRSDEAVVRVYSLLLMALVRMRAYDAAAQVLPDALEFSTERDLASHRVIHLSHAAMLELDRGRWDAALAAAQSALRERTRPYGVFALPVIALVRGRRGEPDAWEPLDVASRLAPAEELLRSAPVAAARAEIAWLEGRHDAVVDATEDVMHMALDAEAPWAYGPLVYWRWRVGLHESLPGAVAEPYRAQIHGDWRRAAELWDALGCPYEAALARADADEPAPLRAALDVLQRLGAKPASELVARRLRELGVRGLPRGPRPTTRQNPETSRPARSRCWHCCAAACTTGRSPNGSTCPPAPSTTTCRRSCASWTCAHEPRPPPKLPASGSPNPMMGRVPGRQIRWASPSAWAVPRVRHRSCVRSVDHTHWRPRSGHADGDAARRSGRGDGAGGRRHPGRRQSRRCAVHGPGARRPVGRCAAFRARVIAAGGDDGRAAPQLRLPPGVALRGVALYGLLNFGGAFAAAYYALSHIQAGLASTLIALVPLATLLLAVVQRREHLRVTAVVGGVLALAGVALVSKVSLAGAAPPLAVLAAVAGVVCMGQAAIVARGLAQRHDLHPVVLNAVGMAVGAVVLLAGALVAGDHIVLPRQPATWWAIGYVVLGGSIGVFMLYLVVLRHWEASRAAYLTMLMPPVAVALSSWLDHEPITTGLVFGGGLILAGVYVGAMRPRSASPTADTSPQRAVARYAGRA
- a CDS encoding NAD(P)/FAD-dependent oxidoreductase; protein product: MEARALVVSTGVSYRRLDVAGLDELTGRGVYYGVDASEASQCQGDDVYVVGAANSAGQAALNLARFAKRVVLVVRAATLSAMSQYLVARIMDAPNIEVRHRSVVAAVHGDGHLETLTLADRDSGATEDVPASWLFVFIGATPRTEWLGPDVARDDRGFIMTGADLMASPRAQRWPLGREPFALETSVPGVFAAGDVRLDSMKRVASAVGEGAMSVHLIHRYLATI
- a CDS encoding helix-turn-helix domain-containing protein: MGDTNPIERRAMVHRALADEHRLAVIDLLWRGDCTPADLQDATGLRSNLLAFHLNTLEDAGLISRHPSQGDARRRYVTLQPAAIPHVEAVAPLVIDCVLFVCTHNAARSQLAAALWRRRSGRDAVSAGTQPAERVHPTAVAVAADHGLDLSDAHPTHVCEIDVRPDLVVSVCDRAYETGLTIDAPRRHWSIPDPVGGDRTTFEHAFGLIADRIDRLTTDATAARPPDLPTRR
- a CDS encoding ATP-binding protein — protein: MRVDELRAIGLFDGLTDEQLADLRDGGSKVDIAVDDVLFREGEQADFWWVLVEGALDLYRHVGREHLLVAQMDVPGRWAGGFRAWDDQGVYLATGRVVAAGWVLRVPAGVLRELTSSWFPFGGHLIEGLYRTARSIEATARQRGSLVTLGTLAAGLAHEINNPASAASRAADALDTAHHTLLSSLDRLAQDNISAAQFAALDDLRHEIEPLDGDDVDPLFRADLEQELTAWLVRHGVEREWTIAPPLAAAGVDSAWCERAARVLQGPSLAPGLEWVASTLSAATLLAEVRESTRRISELVAAVRSYSQMDRASMQLTDLRDGLDSTLVILGHKLHAVTIVRDYADVPRVDAYPGELNQVWTNLIDNAVDAMDGVGTLRVVIRAAGDDVIVEIGDTGPGMPSDVAARAFEAFFTTKDVGEGTGLGLDIARRIVVERHGGAISIDAGPGGTVLRVRLPLRRLDTEAHTDVHQS